The genomic region ACAGCGACAAGGTCGCGGAGTACGTCGCCGACACCCGCCGCATGGGCATCGAGGTGCTCCCCCCCGACGTCAACGAGTCGCGCGGCGACTTCACGCCGGTCGGCGGCGTCGTGCGCTTCGGCCTGCACGGCGTCAAGAACGTCGGCGACGCGGCGGTGGAACGCATCGTGGAGGAGCGCGAGGCGCGCGGTCCGTTCCACGACCTGTTCGACTTCACCCGCCGCATCGACGCCACCCTCGTCAACAAACGCGCGCTGGAGCACCTCGTCAAGGCCGGCGCCTTCGACGCGCTCGGCGACCGGGGGGCGCTGCTCGCGAACCTCGAACCGGCGCTCAAGTGGGGCGCCGCCCGCCGCGAGAGCCACGCGGCGGGACAGATGGCGTTGTTCGCCGAGGAGGAACTCCTCCCCCCCGCCCTGACCCCCGCGGAGCCGCTGAGCGACCTCGACCGCCTCCGCATGGAGAAGGAGGCGTTGGGGCTCTACATCAGCGCCCACCCGATGGGTTCCTACCCCGGCCTCGCGGAGGCCGCCAGCTGCCGCGCCGCCGACCTCGAAACCTGGCTCGCGGAGCAACGCGCGGCCGGCGCCACCGGCGGGCGGCTCCGCGTGGTCCTGTCCGGCATCGTGCAGAACGTCGCGAAACGCCCCACCCGGAAGGGCTCCATGATGGCCCGCTTCGAGGTGGCCGACGAATCCGGTGCGCGCGAGGTGGTCGCCTTCAGTCGCGTCTTCGACGCCATCGCGGCGCACCTCGAGGAGGACGCCCCCGTCGTCCTCGTCGCCGAAGCCTCCGAGGAGGAGGACGCCGTCCGGCTCGTCGCCGAACGCCTCATCCGTTGGGACGCGCGCGGCGCGGTGCCCGAGGTCGCGGTCCTGCACTTCGACCCGTTCGAGATCGGCGAACACCAGCTCCTCGAGCTGCGCAGCCTCCTCGACGAACGCACCGGCACCACCCCCGTGCAGCTCCGCTTCCGCTCCCCCCGCGGGCACGTGACGTGGGCGGCGGAGGGGGTCCGCGTCGACCCCGGCGCCCTGAGCGACCTCGAGGCGCACTGTCCCTGGCTCACGACCCGCGTCACCGTCGACCGCGCCCGCCTCCTGGCGGCCGAGCGGCCGGCCCCCCGCCGCGGGGGGCGCGAGGACGGCGGCGACGCCCCGTCGCGCGCCGACGTCCCCTTCTAGGGCCGTGGGGTACCCTCCACCGTCATGACGCCCGCCCGCTTCGCCCTCCTCAACGCCGTCGTCGCCCTCCTCGTTGGCGGCGCGTGGATCGCGTCGCGGTCCACCGACCCGCCCCCGCGTGACGCGACCGCCGCGCCGTCGGCGGCGTCCGCGACCGACGCCACCCCGGAGGCCGCGGAGGGGACGGGGCCCGCCGCCAACCGGCCCCTCCCCCGCGTCGAGGGGTACGAACCGGTGCCCTTCGTCGCCGACGCCCCCGTCCGCACGTTCGAAGCGGCCGACGACGTCCTCGAGGCGGACCTCGAGTACGTCGCCGTGCTCGAGACGACGAACGGCACCGTCCACCTCGACCTGTTCGAACGCCGGACGCCCGCTACGACCAACAACTTCGTGTTCCTGGCGTTGCACCGCTTCTACGAGGGCGTGCCGTTCCACCGCGTCATCGACGGCTTCATGGCGCAGACCGGCGACCCGACCGGCACCGGTCGCGGCGGCCCCGGCTACCGCTTCGACGACGAAATCGCGGACGGCCTGGCGCACGACGCGGCCGGCGTCGTCAGCATGGCGAACGCCGGCGAGGACACGAACGGCTCGCAGTTCTTCGTGACGTTCGGTCCGACCCCGTGGCTGGACGGCGCCCACACGATCTTCGGGCGGGTCGTGGAGGGCCTGGACGTCCTCGAGGGCCTCACCCGGGTCGAGCCCGGCACCCCGACGATCATCGCGCCCCTCGACGGGCCCGCCCGCGACCTCGCGGAGCAGGGGGTGGACGCCGCCGACGTCGACGGGACGGTCCGCGCCTGGCTCGAACGCGAGCTCGGCGCCCTCCCCGACGGCGACGCCGCCTTCGAGGTCGGCGGGTTGCGCGGCGTGCTCGGCGCGTCCGACGGCGCGCCCGCCCTCGGCCTCTTCCCCGACCCCGACCGCCTCGTCCGCGTGAGCATTCACGCCCGCCCCGCACCGGAGGATCCCTCGTGAACGAACCCACCCTCGTTCCCCCCCACGAAGAGCGCACCACCCGCTTCGAGGCCGCGACGCCGGTCCTCCAGCCGGGGACCGCCTACCAGGCGGACCTCGTGACGAGCGTCGGCACGATGCGCCTCGATCTCGAG from Trueperaceae bacterium harbors:
- a CDS encoding peptidylprolyl isomerase, whose protein sequence is MTPARFALLNAVVALLVGGAWIASRSTDPPPRDATAAPSAASATDATPEAAEGTGPAANRPLPRVEGYEPVPFVADAPVRTFEAADDVLEADLEYVAVLETTNGTVHLDLFERRTPATTNNFVFLALHRFYEGVPFHRVIDGFMAQTGDPTGTGRGGPGYRFDDEIADGLAHDAAGVVSMANAGEDTNGSQFFVTFGPTPWLDGAHTIFGRVVEGLDVLEGLTRVEPGTPTIIAPLDGPARDLAEQGVDAADVDGTVRAWLERELGALPDGDAAFEVGGLRGVLGASDGAPALGLFPDPDRLVRVSIHARPAPEDPS